The proteins below are encoded in one region of Balaenoptera ricei isolate mBalRic1 chromosome 6, mBalRic1.hap2, whole genome shotgun sequence:
- the BSPRY gene encoding B box and SPRY domain-containing protein, protein MSVESAGQGPWPGPEPGPGPGSEPGPLCPEHGQALRWFCCSEQRPVCAACAGLGGRCRGHRIRRAEERAEELRNKIVDQCERLQLQSATITKYVADVLPGKNQRAVSTASAARELVIQRLGLVRSLCESEEQRLLEQVHGEEERAHQSILTQRVHWAEALQKLDTIRTSLVDMLTHLDDLQLIQKEPEIFERTEEAEGILDPKESEKLNFNEKCTRSPLLTQLWATAVLGSLSGTEDVRINERTVSPFLQLSDDQRTLTFNARKSKTCADGPERFDHWPNALATTSFQAGLHAWMVNVENSCAYKVGVALGQLPRKGSGSDSRLGYNAFSWVFSRYDREFRFSHDGQHEPLALLRCPAQLGVLLDLQAQELLFYEPASGTVLHTHHASFPGPLFPVFAVADQTISIIR, encoded by the exons ATGTCAGTGGAGAGTGCGGGGCAGGGGCCGTGGCCCGGGCCggagccggggccggggccggggtccGAGCCGGGGCCGCTCTGCCCCGAACACGGCCAGGCTCTGAGGTGGTTCTGCTGCTCTGAACAACGGCCCGTGTGCGCCGCCTGCGCGGGACTGGGCGGCCGCTGCCGTGGGCACCGCATCCGCCGGGCCGAGGAGCGCGCGGAAGAGCTGCGG AACAAGATTGTGGACCAGTGTGAGAGGCTGCAGTTACAGAGTGCTACCATCACCAAGTATGTGGCTGACGTCCTGCCAGGGAAGAACCAGAGAGCTGTG AGCACAGCCAGTGCAGCACGGGAACTGGTCATCCAGAGGCTGGGTCTGGTGAGGAGTCTGTGTGAGAGCGAGGAGCAGAGGCTGCTGGAACAGGTGCATGGTGAAGAGGAGCGGGCCCATCAGAGTATACTGACACAGCGAGTCCACTGGGCCGAGGCACTGCAGAAGCTCGACACCATCCGCACCAGCCTGGTGGACATGCTCACCCATCTGGATGACCTCCAGCTGATT CAGAAGGAGCCGGAGATTTTTGAGAG GACGGAGGAAGCAGAGGGCATTTTGGATCCCAAGGAGTCGGAAAAGTTAAACTTTAATGAGAAGTGCACTCGCAGCCCACTACTGACCCAACTCTGGGCGACAGCCGTTCTCGGGTCCCTCTCAG GCACGGAGGACGTGCGTATCAACGAGAGGACTGTCAGCCCCTTCCTGCAGTTGTCAGATGATCAAAGGACCCTGACCTTCAATGCCAGGAAGTCCAAGACCTGTGCAGATGGCCCGGAGCGCTTTGACCACTGGCCCAATGCCCTGGCCACCACTTCCTTCCAGGCTGGGCTGCATGCCTGGATGGTGAACGTCGAGAACAGTTGTGCCTATAAGGTGGGTGTGGCCTTAGGCCAGCTGCCCCGCAAGGGTTCTGGCAGTGACTCTCGTCTGGGCTACAATGCCTTCTCCTGGGTCTTCTCCCGCTACGACCGGGAGTTCCGTTTCTCACACGATGGGCAGCACGAGCCCCTGGCACTGCTGCGCTGCCCAGCTCAGCTGGGGGTGCTGCTGGACTTGCAGGCACAGGAGCTGCTATTCTACGAGCCAGCCTCGGGCACGGTGCTCCACACCCACCACGCGTCCTTCCCTGGGCCCCTCTTCCCAGTCTTTGCTGTGGCTGACCAGACCATTTCCATCATCCGCTGA
- the HDHD3 gene encoding haloacid dehalogenase-like hydrolase domain-containing protein 3 → MARRLQLQLLTWDVKDTLLRLRHPVGEEYAAKARAHGLEVEATALGQAFGRAYRAQSHSFPSYGLSHGLTSRQWWLDVVLQTFHQAGVRDAQAVAPIADQLYEDFSSSRTWQVLEGAEATLRGCRKRGLRLAVVSNFDRRLEDILAGVGLQEHFDFVLTSETAGWPKPDPRIFHEALRLAQVEPAVAAHIGDSYQCDYKGARAVGMHSFLVAGPEPLDPAVKDSVPQEHILPSLSHLLPALDCLEGSPPGL, encoded by the coding sequence ATGGCGCGCCGGCTCCAGTTACAACTGCTGACGTGGGACGTGAAGGACACGCTGCTCAGGCTCCGCCACCCCGTGGGGGAGGAATATGCCGCCAAGGCCCGGGCCCACGGGCTGGAGGTGGAGGCCACGGCCCTGGGACAGGCCTTCGGGCGGGCGTACAGGGCTCAGAGCCACAGCTTCCCCAGCTATGGCCTGAGCCACGGCCTCACCTCCCGCCAGTGGTGGCTGGATGTGGTCCTGCAGACCTTCCACCAGGCAGGCGTTCGGGATGCCCAGGCTGTGGCCCCCATCGCTGACCAGCTGTACGAGGACTTCAGCAGTTCCCGCACCTGGCAGGTGTTGGAGGGAGCTGAGGCCACCCTGAGGGGGTGCCGAAAACGAGGTCTGAGGCTGGCAGTGGTCTCCAACTTTGACCGACGACTGGAGGACATCCTGGCGGGTGTTGGTCTGCAGGAACACTTCGACTTTGTGCTGACCTCCGAGACTGCCGGCTGGCCCAAGCCCGATCCccgcattttccatgaggccttgCGCCTTGCTCAAGTGGAACCGGCGGTGGCAGCCCATATTGGGGACAGTTACCAATGTGATTACAagggagcacgggctgtaggtatGCACAGCTTCCTGGTGGCTGGCCCCGAGCCTTTGGACCCTGCGGTCAAGGATTCTGTACCCCAAGAACACATCCTCCCCTCACTGTCCCATCTCCTGCCTGCCCTTGACTGCCTGGAGGGCTCACCCCCAGGGCTTTGA